The nucleotide window TGGGTACGGCCGTTGGCCAACAGCAACAAAAAGTCACGAACAACGTGCCGGTTCAACTGCCAATGGTCCATCTGATTGTAATAAGAGAGCAGGCAGTCATAGCAGGCGCGAGCGCAGCCTTCCGCTTCATCGTCGCCAGGACGCAAGTCATTGCCCGGCGCATCAAAATGGAGCCGCTTCAAGGCTGCGCGGGCGATAGCGGCAACGGCCGTGCGCTCTTCAGCCAGGTGATGCAACACGCCCAGACTACCCTCCGATGCTTCCCAAATGAGAATGGCGCGTTGACCGCCACGTCCCAGGCGCTCAGAAGCCAACTCGCTCTCCTCAACCTGATACGTTTCCTGGATGGCTTCTACCAGCGCATGTTGCAGCGAGGCCAGGAAAGATTCATTCTCGCTGAATTCCAACGGTGGCCGTATGAGCAGCGCATTGGCATTGTCTCGCACGTACAGGCGCACATTGCTCTTAATCTCTCGTGTCATGCCGTCGCCAGCCGGCTCGGCCTGGTTGACCCATCGTCCCGTTTTCATGTCTAGACGATAGCCTATATCCTCCGCCTGTCGCTTCCAGCGGTGGTTGATGCGCCAGAGGTCTAGCGAAGGCGCATAGGTCAGACTGAGCAGAGCATCCCCATTGGCGGCGGTGACAGCGGCCAATTTCCGACGCGGCCGATTTTGCACCTGGGCAAAGCGGAAGTAAGTCTGGATGTCGAAGCCGCGCCGCAGCCGCTCCTCCTCATCGCAGGTAATCCGCTCGCGGCGCACTGTCCCGGCAGTGGGCATTTCTAGCAGGCCTTCCAGGTAACGGCCGTTTTCCGCCGAAATCGTCGCGCCGCATTGTTCACAATTGTCCAGATGAGCCGTGTCCCCTTCGTGAAAATAACCGCAGCTATAGCACAGTTTGGCCCGCGTGAAGCGCCTTTCTGGGTCTTGAATCGGCAGCCGTGCCTGATTCACCTGGTACTTCGCCCCATTGTGGTAGATCACGTTGTTCGGCCCAAACTCATTCAGGGCCAGGAAGCGAGGCCGGGCGACATACTCGCCATCCTTGCTCCCTTTCGCCAGATAGGCCCGCACCGGCAGCGCCGGGAAATTATAGCCAGGCAAAAACCCCTCACTTGCCAGATAGCGATAGGGATAGAAATCAGATTCCTCGACGCTCACATTTTCACAGCGCAGCAGTTCCAACTGGCGCTGCGCTTCAAATTCCAGCATTGTCGCCTGTTTGGCCTCGTCGCTCGCTTCGCGGCCGCGCCGCAGCATGGCCCGCTGCTTCAGGCTTTGCGCCTGTAATAACTGGCTCCAGGCCAGGCGGAACTCCGTTCGCCAGCGATCAAAGGCGCGATTAAAACTCTCTGGCGCGCGCTCAATAAGCGCTTCCAGCCAATCCTCGTGCAACCAATCCGCTTGTGCCGCGTCAAGCTGGCAGGCGGCCAACACCCGGCGGCAAGTATCTATGCAGGCCGCTTTCCGGGCCTGGTTAAGGGTGATTTGCGTTTGAATTTCTGGCAGAAGGGCATAGGCTTCGGTGGTTACATCCACCACTTCCAGGATGGAACTGCCCAGGCGCAGTCCGGTCACCGAAAGCCAGATAGCGTGCATATGGCTGCGAATTAGATCGGCGTTATTCAACTCCACGCGCGGCGGGATGACAGAACCCGCCACCATCCGGGCGCGGTTACGGAAATAATACTGGTCATGGCCGCTGCCCATAGCGCAGTAAGCCAGTACCAGCGCTGGCTGTCCGGCGCGGCCGGAACGGCCGCTGCGTTGGGCGTAATTGGCCGGAGTCGGCGGGATGTTGCGCAGGTGGACGGCATTGAGATCGGCAATATCTACACCCAACTCCATCGTCGGTGAACAAAAGAGGGTAGCCAGATCCCCATCCCGGAAACGGTCTTCCCGCATGATGCGCAGCTTGGGCTTGATTTGGGCCGTATGTTCGGCCGCTTCCATTTTTTGTAAACTGGCGAGGGTACGGCCGTTTCTGTAAAAGTCGTGGAAATAACGGTTTGCTTCCTGCTCAACCACCTGATAGTTGCCGCCAGAAGCGCGATAGCGGCGTAACGGCGTTTGCTTCGGTTTGCCCATTCCCTGCTGCCAGATAAGGGCGCTGGGGCGCAGCCGCACGCCGCGCCGCTGTTGGCTGCCCCATCCTTCCTCTTGTTCGATGACAATCCCAAATTGGCGCAGCCCGGCCAGAATCCCATTCACAACCTTATCAAATTGGTCTGCTTCTGGTTCGGCGCCCCACGCCCGCTTGATCTCGCCTTTCAACCAGCGGCCAACGACAGAGCGGGTGGAGAGGCTAAAATCTCCCGACATACGCGGCTCGCCCGGCATGACGAATAGGCTGGCAAAGCGCAGTTTCTCCGACTCGTCGAAGCCCCATTGTTCTTTGAGGTATTCGGCGGCGCGCCGGCGCAAATCCTCTTGCGGCGTCGGTTTGAGACAATCCACGTCAATTGTAAGCTGTCGCCGCATCTCATCCAGAATAGTCTCTAGCATAGCGGCGCGCTGTTCCGCGGTTAGCCTGTCCATAAACGGTACGCTGCCCCAAATGTCTTCTCGCTGCACCAGTTCCGGCAGCCCACGGTAAGCCACATAAAGCAGCCCGCATTGCTCTAGATTAGGCTGTACCAGCCGCCAGCCGCGGCGCAAATCTTCGTACAGGCGATATTCGACGACATCATGGAAGGCGGCCCAGGTTTCCCTGGCCTGTTTGCTGGTGGGGTCGAGATTCTCCTGGCGGGAAATATCGTCTAGTGAAAGTGCCATGGCTTCAATTACCTGGCGGGCGATATGCTCAAATTCCAGTGCGGTGTGCTGGCGCAATGCCTGATACAGAGCAGCGCGCACCAGGGCCACCTGCACAAAATCGTTGAAGTGACCGGCTTGCAGCGAGGCGTCCTGGCGATTGTCGGTAAAGCTGAGGATTTTCTGCGCCTCTGGCTCCAGGTCTGTCTGGCGCATGGCAGAAACGGCCGTCAGGCTGAGCAGGGTAGTGGCGGTGCTGCGCCCTTCGCTGGAGAGGCGGGCCAGCTTACGGAAGTCGTTTTTATCACGACGGGTATACGCTTCGCCACAATTCAGACAGAGCATAAACGGTTCGGGCTGGAACCAGCTCGGCTGTGTGTCGGCCTGGGGTTGGGTCTCTATCTGCCCATTGGCCCGCGCGTAAACGCGCTGCGGCTGATGGGGCTGGTAATCCCGGTTGATGCGTCCCGCTTTGGTCAGCCAATGTTCAGGGATAGCTTCAATTTCGTTTTGGAAACGGCCGTTGGGGTCGAGCATGACGTAACCAGATTGCGAGGCTTCCAATTCATCATCATCCAACAAGTCATTCATGTGCATGGTGTCGGGGTAGAGGAAACGGCCGTTGGCTGATTGCCGTGCGGTATAATACTCCTGCCCACAGGCGCGACAAAAGACAAGGGGATAGAGCAGCCGTTCCCCTTCTCCTGGGGCATAATACTGTCCTTCCAACGTAAGCAACCGCTTTTCCGGCTCTTCCAGCGTGGCATAAATCGAACCGCCCTGGCTGATGAATTGGTGCAGCTTAAAGGCAAAAGCGGCGTCCCTCTCTGGGGTAAAAACTGTCGTGCCCAATAACAGCATTTCTTGCAGCCTACGAGCGCAGTCAGTTACGAGCAGTTCCGTATCTGCGGCGAGTTTAACTGCCCCTTCTTGCAGAGTGATGGGTATTTGTCGCCGCAGGAGGCCCTCCTCCTCGCGCACGCCAAAACAGTTTTCGATCCAGGCGCTCAGGGGATGGTGGCTGAATGAGAGCCAATCATTTAGCGGCAGTGGCCCTTGCACCGCCTGGCGCAAGGTTGCTTTGTCTGTCGTTGGAGCAGGCATGAGCCGCCGCAGCGATTCTTCTATCACGTTATCTGACTTAAGAGGTGTGCCGAACAATTTACTGGCGAATTCAGAAACGGCCGTGCGTCGTTCCGCTCGCGTCTCGCCAGTGGCCATCGTGGCGCTAGTGCCAATGGTTAGCAGATTCGGGTTGCCGATATTCTCTTTTAGACGGCGTACCAACAGAGCAATATCCGCCCCCTGCCGTCCACGATAGGTGTGCAGTTCATCCAGCACCAGGAACTGCAAGTTAGACGCCTGTTTACCAACAAACTGGCTTTCACGCGGCCGAACCAACATCAGTTCCAGCATCACATAGTTGGTGAGGAGAATATGGGGGGGATTTTGCCGCACCCTTTCCTTATGGGCGTCGGTATCCTGACCGGTATAGCGGGCAAACCGCACCGGCATCTCCTGACCCGTTCGCGCTTTGTACCGGTCGGCCAGCTCTTGCAGCGCCTTTTCTTGCGAGTTGACTAGCGCGTTCATGGGGTAAACAATGATAGCCTGTACTTTGTTTTGCGCCGGATTTCCCCGCAGGATGGCGTCGAAGATGGGGATAAAGTAGGCCATGGTCTTGCCGGAGCCGGTACCGCTGGTCACAACGTAAGGTTCAGATCGTTGGGCAATCTCGATGGCTTCTGTTTGGTGGCGATAGAGGTGGAAGGATTGGTTGTGCTTGTTGCGGAAAATAGGGTCGCACTCGGAATGAAGACGACCGGATTGTACCAGTTGGGTGACCGTTGCTGTTTTTTCGTAAGCGGGATTTAGCTGGAGCAGGGCGTCAGGCCAGAGTTTCCGGTCTTGAATAAGGTTTTTTTGTATGAAAGTTTCAATTTGGTCATCGGCGACTGTTAGAAAACTGGACACGTAATCGCGGTATTGCTGGATAATCTGAGAATGAATATTGAATATATCCACGAGACACTCCTGAACTTTTGCATGGAAACGATGGACGCTAACGCCACAAGTATACCAAAATGCCGCCAAACTGAGCAGCTACCTTGATTTAATCGAAAACGGCCGTTATCAACCCCCAAGGCCGGTTTCCTGACAGGAAGCCGTTTTTTTCATTTTCCCCAAACCACGACTATGTGAAACAGTTGTCCCCTTCTTTGCAGCCTCTTGGGACGAGCCAGTCAAAGCGGCCTACGGCCGCAGGCAGGCGAGAATGGGCCGGCGTCTTGCTGGCCCAATAAACCCCATTTAACCAAAAGGAGACCCAAATGCTAAACGAACAAATCTTTCACCTCATCACCCGCCTGATGAACAGCCGCTGGACGCGCCATGACGACGAACAACACAGCCCCTACGAAGACGCCTGCACGGCCGTTCTCGGCCCCTTCCGCCTGGACGCCAACTACTGCGTCGTTCTAGACCACCGTGACGCGACCATCAGCCTGGCGCTGCCCATGCCCGGCGGCAAGCTGCACCTGAGCTACACCGCCTGCCTGGGCGAAGAGCCGGTACGATGGGCCGGTTGGTCTGTCTGGTGGCAACGGCCGTTCCCCGCCACCTTACCAACCCCGGCAAATGAAGGCGATTCCGTTGTAGGCTGACGGCCGTTTACCAACCTTATCAAATAACCGCATATGTCATTAGAAAAGAGGCAGTCTCACCAGACTGCCTCTTTTGCATTCCAGGAGCGAGAGCTAGAGCTAGAGCGAGAGGAGGAAGCGACCTCTTCCTCTAGCTCTAGCTCTTGCTCTTGCTGAGGAGGCCTCATGAACAAACCAGACCCACAAAAGGTAATTTACCTGAAAGCCAACCAGCGGCGCGTGCCCGGCAAACAAAGCAGCCAGAAGCAAACGGCCGTCCAACCCCAATGGGAAACTCACCAGGGCGATCAGGCCCTCGACGCCTGGGGCGTAGCCCTGCGCGCCCTCAAAGAGCAGGGGCACGATTACTTGTCGTCGGCTCCGTGAGGGAGTGGGGGAGATGGGGAGCAGGGGGGATGAGGGGCAGGGGAATAAAGGGAGCTTGATTTTCGTTGGTCTGGCCGGGTGTCCGGTCAGGAGAAAGAGTGAAGCCGGTTGAGATTCGACCTCAACCGGCTTCTCAGTTTACGGCCGCAGGAGGGCCGAAAACATGTTTACGCATTCTAATCCAGAAACAATCGTTTCACAAGCGCCGGATACCCCGGCAACCACCCGGCTGACCCGCGACGTGCCTCTGGCTGAACTTCAGCAGCGGGCTGGCGGGTTGGCGCGGGAATTGGGGCAGCAACATGGCTTTGACGGCCGTGAGTGGCGCACTCACTGGCAAGACATGACTCAGACCGCGCTGCTGGCCTTTCTCGAAAACAGTGACCAGCCCTTGGCCTATGCCTACACCTGCGCACGCACCGCCCTGAAAAACTATGCGTGGGTTCACATCCGTGGGCTGAACGGCGGCTGGAAATCCCTCGTCGCCCGCAACTACTGTGTGATAGACACCGCCGACAGCATAGACAGCGATGACGACAATGGCGATGACAATCTGGCCTGGCGGCTGCCCGACAACCGCGATTACGACCTGGCGCCGCGCCCGGTTGAGTGGGCGGTGATGGGCCGGGAAGATGGCCCGCCGCCCGAAGTCGCCGACCTCTTCCGCGATTTGCTCATCATCCTGGTGGGCATGAGCAGCGAGCGCTGGTATCCAGAGCAGATGTACAGGGGCGCGCTCATCCTGGCGATGAAGCTGACTGGTCATCTGTGGGAGGAGGTCTCAACGGCCGTTGGCGACCTGGAATGGGATTCGTTGGTCAAGATTTACCAGGAATACCGCCACGATTTCTTGCTGCCCTTTGCCGAGTTGGCTCCGTTGGGGAGAGAGGTCATCCGGCTGCGCGGCGAGATGCGGGTGCAGTGGTTTGAGACGTTGAGCGAAGGCTGGCTGCAACTGGCGCAGCGCAAAATCGTCGTCTTTCCACACGGGATTTACACCATCACTTATCGCCAGGACAAACGGAAGCCGGGCAAGATGGTGGCGGCGCTGCAAAAGGGGCGAAGGGTGAACGGCCGTATCTGCTCCCGGCAAGTCCATCTAGGGCCGGCGGGGTCGCTGACCAAAGAGAAGCTCTGGCAGAAGTCATTGGCGCTGGAACGGAAGCTGGTGGATTTCCTCGAAGAGGCGACGGGCAATCTGGGGCGTATCAACGAATCGCGGCAGGTGATGTTTGGCGTGATTTAGACGCAACGGGTACAAAAAGAGAAGGTCTGGCGGTTGCCCGTCAGACCTTCTTTTTTTCTTTTTCGCCAAAGGCGAGAAAGGGAAAGCCGTTTTCGTCTACCAAAAACCGCCTTACGCCTGCACAGCGTCGGCAAATTGCTCGGCGGCCCATTGGTTGATGCTTTTGCCGCTCACCTCGGCGGCGATGGC belongs to Candidatus Leptovillus gracilis and includes:
- a CDS encoding DEAD/DEAH box helicase, translated to MDIFNIHSQIIQQYRDYVSSFLTVADDQIETFIQKNLIQDRKLWPDALLQLNPAYEKTATVTQLVQSGRLHSECDPIFRNKHNQSFHLYRHQTEAIEIAQRSEPYVVTSGTGSGKTMAYFIPIFDAILRGNPAQNKVQAIIVYPMNALVNSQEKALQELADRYKARTGQEMPVRFARYTGQDTDAHKERVRQNPPHILLTNYVMLELMLVRPRESQFVGKQASNLQFLVLDELHTYRGRQGADIALLVRRLKENIGNPNLLTIGTSATMATGETRAERRTAVSEFASKLFGTPLKSDNVIEESLRRLMPAPTTDKATLRQAVQGPLPLNDWLSFSHHPLSAWIENCFGVREEEGLLRRQIPITLQEGAVKLAADTELLVTDCARRLQEMLLLGTTVFTPERDAAFAFKLHQFISQGGSIYATLEEPEKRLLTLEGQYYAPGEGERLLYPLVFCRACGQEYYTARQSANGRFLYPDTMHMNDLLDDDELEASQSGYVMLDPNGRFQNEIEAIPEHWLTKAGRINRDYQPHQPQRVYARANGQIETQPQADTQPSWFQPEPFMLCLNCGEAYTRRDKNDFRKLARLSSEGRSTATTLLSLTAVSAMRQTDLEPEAQKILSFTDNRQDASLQAGHFNDFVQVALVRAALYQALRQHTALEFEHIARQVIEAMALSLDDISRQENLDPTSKQARETWAAFHDVVEYRLYEDLRRGWRLVQPNLEQCGLLYVAYRGLPELVQREDIWGSVPFMDRLTAEQRAAMLETILDEMRRQLTIDVDCLKPTPQEDLRRRAAEYLKEQWGFDESEKLRFASLFVMPGEPRMSGDFSLSTRSVVGRWLKGEIKRAWGAEPEADQFDKVVNGILAGLRQFGIVIEQEEGWGSQQRRGVRLRPSALIWQQGMGKPKQTPLRRYRASGGNYQVVEQEANRYFHDFYRNGRTLASLQKMEAAEHTAQIKPKLRIMREDRFRDGDLATLFCSPTMELGVDIADLNAVHLRNIPPTPANYAQRSGRSGRAGQPALVLAYCAMGSGHDQYYFRNRARMVAGSVIPPRVELNNADLIRSHMHAIWLSVTGLRLGSSILEVVDVTTEAYALLPEIQTQITLNQARKAACIDTCRRVLAACQLDAAQADWLHEDWLEALIERAPESFNRAFDRWRTEFRLAWSQLLQAQSLKQRAMLRRGREASDEAKQATMLEFEAQRQLELLRCENVSVEESDFYPYRYLASEGFLPGYNFPALPVRAYLAKGSKDGEYVARPRFLALNEFGPNNVIYHNGAKYQVNQARLPIQDPERRFTRAKLCYSCGYFHEGDTAHLDNCEQCGATISAENGRYLEGLLEMPTAGTVRRERITCDEEERLRRGFDIQTYFRFAQVQNRPRRKLAAVTAANGDALLSLTYAPSLDLWRINHRWKRQAEDIGYRLDMKTGRWVNQAEPAGDGMTREIKSNVRLYVRDNANALLIRPPLEFSENESFLASLQHALVEAIQETYQVEESELASERLGRGGQRAILIWEASEGSLGVLHHLAEERTAVAAIARAALKRLHFDAPGNDLRPGDDEAEGCARACYDCLLSYYNQMDHWQLNRHVVRDFLLLLANGRTHTGSDEREQEAHYDHLRGQTDVDSDLERHFLDYLQQTGRRLPDAAQVNLADAYSVPDFFYEPNVCVFCDGSVHDEPQQKAHDEQIRRQLRSQGYRVVVYRYDADLEALCQQYADIFGSSQLG